One Halobacterium zhouii genomic region harbors:
- a CDS encoding DUF7114 family protein, protein MEEAEQARTAARDAVGDIEPDGLRAVIDDHVASSSMLPGALVILTARVAANSATSRAVSERAAGVQLIYEGLRVTRGLVEDEPWADTDAADPDDDLDVLAADVLVARGFRTLARTEAASQAVQTVREFGREQTADPADVSGLESNVFELAAIAGSTADGGETPTALRQYVVGLVAASDAPPLPDASEGLPRDAEDVLSRVAGPTADDPVSPTSVGDY, encoded by the coding sequence ATGGAGGAGGCCGAGCAGGCGCGGACCGCCGCCCGGGACGCCGTCGGCGACATCGAACCCGACGGACTCCGGGCAGTCATCGACGACCACGTCGCGTCGTCCTCGATGCTCCCGGGGGCACTCGTGATTCTCACCGCCCGCGTCGCCGCCAATAGCGCCACCTCGAGAGCCGTCTCCGAGCGCGCCGCCGGCGTCCAGTTGATCTACGAGGGACTACGCGTCACGCGGGGCCTCGTCGAGGACGAGCCGTGGGCGGACACCGACGCCGCTGACCCCGACGACGACCTCGACGTGCTCGCCGCGGACGTACTCGTCGCCCGGGGCTTCCGCACGCTCGCGCGCACGGAGGCCGCCAGCCAGGCGGTCCAGACCGTTCGCGAATTCGGGCGCGAGCAGACCGCCGATCCGGCTGACGTCAGCGGCCTCGAGTCGAACGTCTTCGAACTCGCCGCCATCGCCGGCAGCACCGCCGACGGTGGGGAGACGCCGACCGCGCTCCGGCAGTACGTCGTCGGCCTCGTTGCCGCGAGCGACGCGCCGCCGCTCCCGGACGCCAGCGAGGGGCTCCCTCGGGACGCGGAGGACGTGCTCTCCCGCGTCGCCGGCCCCACGGCCGACGACCCCGTCAGTCCGACGTCAGTCGGCGACTACTGA